A stretch of Amycolatopsis balhimycina FH 1894 DNA encodes these proteins:
- a CDS encoding GDP-mannose 4,6-dehydratase, protein MTKRALITGITGQDGSYLAEHLLEQGYQVWGLIRGQANPRKSRVSRLLGDVTFVDGDLMDQASLVSAVDAAQPHEVYNLGAISFVPMSWQQSELVTEVNGMGVLRMLEAIRVVSGLSGSRTPTVDNQIRFYQASSSEMFGKVAETPQRETTTFHPRSPYGVAKAYGHFITRNYRESFGMYGVSGMLFNHESPRRGAEFVTRKITLAVAQIKLGLQDKLRLGNLDAVRDWGYAGDYVRAMHLMLQQPTAGDYVVGTGKMHSVRDAVRIAFECVGLDWRDHVVIDPALVRPAEVETLCADNTRARTELGWEPEVDFTRLMQMMVESDLRQAEREREFGDLLVSAGW, encoded by the coding sequence ATGACCAAGCGCGCACTGATCACCGGGATAACCGGGCAGGATGGCTCCTACTTGGCCGAACACCTGCTCGAGCAGGGATACCAGGTGTGGGGGCTCATCCGGGGCCAGGCGAACCCCCGGAAGTCGAGGGTGAGCAGGCTGCTGGGTGACGTGACCTTTGTGGACGGTGACCTGATGGACCAGGCCAGCCTGGTCTCCGCCGTGGACGCGGCGCAGCCGCACGAGGTCTACAACCTCGGTGCGATCTCGTTCGTGCCGATGTCCTGGCAGCAGTCGGAACTCGTCACCGAGGTCAACGGCATGGGCGTGCTGCGCATGCTGGAGGCCATCCGGGTGGTCAGCGGGCTGAGCGGCTCCCGCACGCCGACCGTGGACAACCAGATCCGGTTCTACCAGGCGTCCTCCTCCGAGATGTTCGGCAAGGTGGCCGAGACCCCGCAGCGCGAGACGACCACGTTCCACCCGCGCAGCCCGTACGGCGTGGCCAAGGCCTACGGGCACTTCATCACCCGGAACTACCGGGAGTCCTTCGGGATGTACGGGGTTTCCGGGATGCTGTTCAACCACGAGTCACCCCGGCGCGGCGCGGAGTTCGTGACCCGCAAGATCACCCTGGCGGTGGCCCAGATCAAGCTCGGCCTCCAGGACAAGCTGCGCCTCGGCAACCTGGACGCGGTACGCGACTGGGGGTACGCCGGTGACTACGTGCGCGCCATGCACCTCATGCTGCAGCAGCCCACTGCGGGCGACTACGTGGTCGGCACCGGCAAGATGCACTCGGTCCGGGACGCGGTGCGGATCGCTTTCGAGTGCGTCGGCCTGGATTGGCGCGACCACGTCGTGATCGACCCGGCGCTGGTGCGGCCGGCGGAGGTGGAGACGCTGTGCGCGGACAACACCCGCGCCCGCACCGAACTCGGCTGGGAGCCCGAAGTGGACTTCACCCGGCTGATGCAGATGATGGTGGAGTCGGACCTGCGGCAGGCCGAGCGGGAGCGCGAGTTCGGCGATCTCCTGGTGTCGGCGGGCTGGTAG